The following are encoded together in the Trichomycterus rosablanca isolate fTriRos1 chromosome 19, fTriRos1.hap1, whole genome shotgun sequence genome:
- the slc25a33 gene encoding solute carrier family 25 member 33 codes for MAQKDTLVHLFAGGCGGTVGAIMTCPLEVLKTRLQSSGLTLRPVFQVQLGTVNGASVIRPGTVTPSLLQILRSILEKEGPSSLFRGLGPNLVGVAPSRAIYFAAYSKAKATLNGIFVPNSGAVHMSSAGFAAFVTNSLMNPIWLVKTRMQLEKKARGEKKMNALQCARYVYRTEGVRGFYRGLTASYAGISETMICFVIYETLKKHIAESRLTSANSDGEKGASDFLSLMVAAAFAKGCASCIAYPHEVIRTRLREVGSKYKYFFQTARLIAVEEGYAAFYRGLIPQLIRQIPNTAIVLSTYELIVYLLGQPSK; via the exons ATGGCACAGAAAGACACGCTGGTGCATCTCTTCGCCGGGGG ATGTGGTGGTACAGTTGGTGCCATCATGACCTGTCCCTTGGAGGTGTTAAAAACAAGGCTACAGTCATCAGGTCTCACCCTCAGACCGGTGTTTCAAGTGCAGCTGGGCACAGTTAATGGAGCTAGTGTTATTAGACCAGGAACGGTTACACCAAGCCTATTGCAGATACTACG GTCAATTCTGGAAAAAGAGGGACCAAGTTCGCTCTTTCGAGGGTTGGGTCCAAATCTGGTTGGCGTTGCACCTTCAAG GGCCATATATTTTGCAGCATACTCCAAGGCAAAAGCAACTTTAAATGGCATTTTTGTGCCCAACAGTGGAGCAGTACACATGTCTTCAGCAGGGTTTGCAG CTTTTGTCACAAACTCCTTGATGAACCCCATATGGCTGGTCAAAACAAGAATGCAGCTTGAAAAGAA GGCTCGAggagaaaagaaaatgaatgcgTTACAATGTGCCCGGTACGTGTACAGGACAGAAGGGGTACGAGGCTTTTACCGGGGCCTCACTGCATCATACGCTGGAATCTCGGAGACCATGATCTGCTTCGTCATCTATGAGACTCTGAAGAAGCACATAGCTGAAAGCAGACTCACCTCAGCCAACAGTGATGGTGAAAAAGGAGCCTCTGACTTCCTGAGCCTAATGGTAGCAGCAGCCTTTGCCAAAGGCTGTGCCTCCTGCATAGCATATCCACATG AGGTCATTCGGACCAGGCTGAGAGAAGTGGGCAGCAAATACAAGTACTTCTTTCAGACGGCACGGCTCATAGCAGTGGAGGAGGGTTACGCTGCTTTTTATAGAGGACTAATTCCACAGCTCATTAGGCAAATTCCTAACACAGCAATCGTGCTCTCCACGTACGAGCTCATCGTCTATCTGCTGGGTCAGCCCTCCAAATAA